In Porites lutea chromosome 1, jaPorLute2.1, whole genome shotgun sequence, a single genomic region encodes these proteins:
- the LOC140953639 gene encoding uncharacterized protein, producing MAETVKRKSRKSSSASSTDDNLSPDGQKVRHDASLSDSELCESDEVLSILNMAGEVIPKLEQVLENLENLERYVKAVDEKVSNFQAKVDCFEAFKNKTEKKIKELEDGLDFANTERESFKEKFDKLKCEINQLRDEKLYMEVYQRRENLCFFGIKEEADVEEDAREVLVGFLKTELGMENADQIEFQRVHRVGKRVSSSGKPRQIIARFLKYPQREEVMSNARKLKGKNFGISPDLPSEILERRKEKMKQFKQAKKDGKAAFFSRAEPDKLFIDGVEM from the coding sequence ATGGCCGAAACTGTTAAACGAAAATCGAGGAAAAGCTCTTCAGCATCTTCCACTGACGATAATCTTTCCCCAGATGGCCAAAAGGTAAGACACGACGCTTCGCTCTCAGATTCCGAACTGTGTGAATCGGACGAAGTGTTATCTATACTGAATATGGCGGGGGAAGTTATCCCGAAACTTGAACAAGTGTTGGAAAACCTTGAGAATTTGGAACGGTATGTAAAAGCAGTTGACGAAAAAGTTAGTAATTTTCAGGCAAAGGTGGATTGTTTCGAggctttcaaaaacaaaacagaaaaaaagataaaagaactgGAAGACGGATTGGATTTTGCGAACACGGAACGCGAGTCtttcaaggagaaatttgacaagCTGAAATGCGAAATTAATCAGCTCCGGGACGAGAAACTATACATGGAAGTTTATCAGCGGCGGgaaaatctttgttttttcGGAATTAAAGAAGAAGCCGATGTGGAGGAGGATGCGAGAGAGGTTTTGGTTGGATTCCTTAAAACAGAGCTTGGTATGGAAAATGCAGACCAAATCGAATTCCAAAGGGTCCATCGTGTTGGAAAGCGTGTTTCTTCCAGTGGTAAGCCTCGACAAATAATCGCACGTTTTTTGAAATATCCTCAACGTGAAGAAGTTATGTCCAATGCTAGAaagctaaaaggaaaaaactttgGAATTTCGCCGGACCTTCCAAGTGAAATTTTGGAAAGAAGAAAGGAGAAGATGAAGCAATTTAAACAAGCGAAAAAGGACGGTAAGGCCGCTTTTTTCAGTAGAGCGGAGCCAGATAAATTGTTTATTGACGGTGTTGAGATGTAA